A single Nomia melanderi isolate GNS246 chromosome 13, iyNomMela1, whole genome shotgun sequence DNA region contains:
- the LOC116431504 gene encoding trypsin 3A1 isoform X1 — MFKLLAIFALVAMATGSPINQSEGAIDLRMDGRIVGGEDATIQQAPYQVSLQSNGRHFCGGSIIGKHWVLTAGHCVGAKASSYRIRSGSTKVNGGSVHRVHQVIRHKQYGSNKHGVPTHDIALLRLVDSDGFEFNSGRKAVNLFDGSSPSLVGKYGLVTGWGQTKSGTPTTLQKVKVPLISHKQCSDAYKTSGGVPEGELCAGYTAGGKDSCQGDSGGPLAVDGKLVGIVSWGKGCGTPNYPGVYTDVSHYRQWIRQNSGV; from the exons ATGTTCAAGCTGCTCGCGATCTTCGCCCTAGTGGCAATGGCCACCG GGAGCCCCATCAACCAATCGGAGGGCGCGATCGACCTCAGGATGGACGGTCGCATAGTAGGCGGCGAGGACGCGACGATCCAGCAGGCCCCGTACCAGGTGAGCCTGCAGTCGAACGGCAGACACTTCTGCGGCGGCAGCATAATCGGCAAGCACTGGGTGCTGACCGCCGGCCACTGCGTCGGCGCCAAGGCCAGCTCGTACAGGATCCGCTCGGGTTCGACCAAGGTGAACGGCGGCTCGGTGCACCGGGTGCACCAGGTCATCAGGCACAAGCAATACGGCAGCAACAAGCACGGCGTCCCGACCCACGACATCGCGCTGCTGCGTCTGGTCGACTCGGACGGGTTCGAGTTCAACTCTGGCCGCAAAGCGGTGAACCTGTTCGACGGCAGCTCCCCGTCGCTGGTCGGCAAGTACGGGCTGGTGACCGGCTGGGGTCAGACCAAGTCGGGCACCCCCACGACGCTGCAGAAGGTCAAGGTGCCCCTGATCTCGCACAAACAGTGCAGCGACGCGTACAAGACCTCGGGCGGCGTGCCCGAGGGAGAGCTCTGCGCGGGCTACACCGCCGGAGGCAAGGACTCCTGCCAGGGCGACTCCGGCGGCCCCCTGGCCGTCGACGGCAAGCTCGTCGGAATCGTCTCCTGGGGCAAAGGGTGCGGCACGCCGAACTACCCGGGCGTCTACACCGACGTGTCCCACTATCGCCAATGGATCAGACAGAACAGCGGAGTCTAA
- the LOC116431504 gene encoding trypsin 3A1 isoform X2 has translation MDGRIVGGEDATIQQAPYQVSLQSNGRHFCGGSIIGKHWVLTAGHCVGAKASSYRIRSGSTKVNGGSVHRVHQVIRHKQYGSNKHGVPTHDIALLRLVDSDGFEFNSGRKAVNLFDGSSPSLVGKYGLVTGWGQTKSGTPTTLQKVKVPLISHKQCSDAYKTSGGVPEGELCAGYTAGGKDSCQGDSGGPLAVDGKLVGIVSWGKGCGTPNYPGVYTDVSHYRQWIRQNSGV, from the coding sequence ATGGACGGTCGCATAGTAGGCGGCGAGGACGCGACGATCCAGCAGGCCCCGTACCAGGTGAGCCTGCAGTCGAACGGCAGACACTTCTGCGGCGGCAGCATAATCGGCAAGCACTGGGTGCTGACCGCCGGCCACTGCGTCGGCGCCAAGGCCAGCTCGTACAGGATCCGCTCGGGTTCGACCAAGGTGAACGGCGGCTCGGTGCACCGGGTGCACCAGGTCATCAGGCACAAGCAATACGGCAGCAACAAGCACGGCGTCCCGACCCACGACATCGCGCTGCTGCGTCTGGTCGACTCGGACGGGTTCGAGTTCAACTCTGGCCGCAAAGCGGTGAACCTGTTCGACGGCAGCTCCCCGTCGCTGGTCGGCAAGTACGGGCTGGTGACCGGCTGGGGTCAGACCAAGTCGGGCACCCCCACGACGCTGCAGAAGGTCAAGGTGCCCCTGATCTCGCACAAACAGTGCAGCGACGCGTACAAGACCTCGGGCGGCGTGCCCGAGGGAGAGCTCTGCGCGGGCTACACCGCCGGAGGCAAGGACTCCTGCCAGGGCGACTCCGGCGGCCCCCTGGCCGTCGACGGCAAGCTCGTCGGAATCGTCTCCTGGGGCAAAGGGTGCGGCACGCCGAACTACCCGGGCGTCTACACCGACGTGTCCCACTATCGCCAATGGATCAGACAGAACAGCGGAGTCTAA